The Sphingopyxis fribergensis genome contains a region encoding:
- the hslU gene encoding ATP-dependent protease ATPase subunit HslU, with translation MNKDLTPKAIVAALDTHIIGQDAAKRAVAVALRNRWRRQQLSADLRDEVSPKNILMIGPTGCGKTEISRRLAKLADAPFIKVEATKFTEVGYVGRDVEQIARDLVEEAVRLERDRRREAVRAAAEEAAMERLLDALTGKGASEATRQSFRQRIREGHLDDSEVEIEIADAPSMPFELPGQPGQMSMINLSDMLGKAMGGAPKKRRKLKVIEAATRLIEEEQDKRLDQDDVARIALADAEANGIVFLDEIDKIAVSDVRGGSVSREGVQRDLLPLIEGTTVATKYGPMKTDHILFIASGAFHVAKPSDLLPELQGRLPIRVELGALTEGDFVRILSETKAGLPEQYVALLGTEGVTLNFTDDAIARVAKLAAEVNEKVENIGARRLQTIMERLVEEISFTAEDVGGTTLEIDAAYVERQLSEIVGDTDLSKYVL, from the coding sequence ATGAACAAGGATCTGACTCCCAAGGCGATCGTCGCTGCCCTCGACACGCATATCATCGGCCAGGACGCCGCCAAGCGCGCGGTCGCGGTGGCGCTGCGCAATCGCTGGCGCCGCCAGCAGCTTTCAGCCGACCTCCGCGACGAGGTGAGCCCCAAGAATATCCTGATGATCGGCCCCACCGGCTGCGGCAAGACCGAGATTTCGCGCCGCCTGGCGAAGCTCGCCGATGCCCCCTTCATCAAGGTCGAGGCGACAAAATTCACCGAGGTCGGCTATGTCGGCCGCGACGTCGAACAGATCGCCCGCGACCTCGTCGAAGAAGCCGTGCGGCTTGAGAGGGACCGCCGCCGCGAAGCGGTGCGCGCCGCCGCCGAGGAGGCCGCGATGGAGCGTTTGCTCGATGCACTCACCGGCAAGGGCGCGAGCGAGGCGACGCGCCAGAGCTTCCGCCAACGCATCCGCGAAGGCCATCTCGATGACAGCGAGGTCGAAATCGAGATCGCCGACGCCCCGAGCATGCCGTTCGAACTGCCCGGCCAGCCGGGACAGATGAGCATGATCAACCTGTCGGACATGCTCGGCAAGGCGATGGGCGGCGCGCCCAAGAAGCGCCGCAAGCTCAAGGTGATCGAGGCCGCAACGCGGCTGATCGAAGAAGAGCAGGACAAGCGTCTCGACCAGGACGACGTCGCGCGGATCGCGCTCGCCGATGCCGAAGCGAACGGCATCGTCTTCCTCGACGAGATCGACAAGATCGCGGTCAGCGACGTGCGCGGCGGATCGGTAAGCCGCGAGGGCGTCCAGCGCGACCTGCTTCCGCTGATTGAGGGCACGACCGTCGCGACCAAATATGGTCCGATGAAAACCGACCATATTCTGTTCATCGCGTCGGGCGCCTTCCATGTCGCCAAACCCAGCGATCTGCTTCCCGAACTCCAGGGTCGCCTGCCCATCCGCGTCGAACTCGGCGCGCTGACCGAGGGGGATTTCGTCCGCATCCTCAGCGAGACCAAGGCTGGCCTGCCCGAACAATATGTAGCGCTTCTGGGGACCGAAGGCGTGACGCTGAACTTCACCGACGACGCCATCGCACGTGTCGCTAAGCTCGCGGCCGAGGTCAACGAGAAGGTCGAGAATATCGGCGCGCGCCGTCTCCAGACGATCATGGAGCGGCTTGTCGAGGAAATCAGCTTCACCGCTGAAGACGTCGGCGGCACGACGCTCGAAATCGATGCGGCCTATGTCGAACGTCAGCTTTCTGAGATCGTGGGCGACACTGATCTCAGCAAATATGTGCTTTAG
- a CDS encoding class I mannose-6-phosphate isomerase — protein sequence MHQLTRLETIVVEKPWGRTDIPGDFGNFGDRRIGEIWFAHPDGDDAQIMVKFLFTSERLSIQVHPDDDAAQAAGYPRGKEECWLVLDAKPDAELGVGLVAETTREALHDAALDGTIVDMIDWRRARADDFVYNQAGTIHAIGAGLTVVEVQQNVDCTYRLYDYGRPRELHLEAGLAVSETAPRPDPRDGRVAANDNRLLVDGPYFRLLHLSGVDAAGLLPQHDADFTFTPLSPGCSISGEDVKLGECVATDRADGIALAPGARALLCWPA from the coding sequence ATGCACCAACTCACTCGCCTCGAAACCATTGTGGTCGAAAAGCCCTGGGGCCGCACAGATATTCCCGGCGATTTTGGTAACTTCGGCGACCGCCGCATCGGCGAAATTTGGTTTGCCCATCCCGATGGCGATGATGCGCAGATCATGGTGAAATTCCTCTTCACGTCCGAACGCCTGTCGATCCAGGTTCACCCTGACGACGATGCCGCGCAAGCGGCAGGCTATCCGCGCGGCAAGGAGGAGTGCTGGTTGGTGCTCGACGCCAAACCAGACGCCGAACTCGGGGTCGGGCTGGTCGCCGAAACGACGCGCGAAGCGCTTCATGACGCGGCGCTCGACGGCACGATCGTCGACATGATCGACTGGCGGCGCGCCCGCGCCGACGATTTCGTCTATAACCAAGCGGGCACGATCCATGCGATCGGCGCCGGGCTGACCGTCGTCGAGGTGCAACAGAATGTCGATTGCACCTACCGCCTCTATGATTACGGCCGCCCGCGCGAACTGCACCTCGAAGCGGGGCTCGCCGTGTCGGAAACGGCCCCGCGCCCCGATCCGCGCGACGGGCGTGTCGCGGCGAACGACAACCGCCTGCTCGTCGACGGGCCGTATTTCCGTCTGCTCCACCTGTCGGGCGTCGATGCCGCGGGGTTGCTTCCGCAACATGATGCCGACTTCACCTTCACCCCCTTGTCACCGGGCTGCAGCATATCGGGGGAAGATGTAAAACTCGGCGAATGCGTCGCGACCGACCGCGCCGACGGCATTGCACTGGCCCCCGGGGCACGCGCGCTGCTGTGCTGGCCGGCCTGA
- a CDS encoding DUF11 domain-containing protein, whose translation MIGKMWNGLAFAALLAVSTQPVVAQGTGALTSKIELEKSTPTSEGQPPKKTYVTPDVVVPGDRVRVALTFTNNGAAPAAGVNLVNPIPEGLMFDDTADTTGFGVSTDGGKTFGALAALTVSVDGAAPRPATAADVTHVRWLWPDAIAPGQSRSVAFFGRVR comes from the coding sequence ATGATCGGCAAAATGTGGAATGGCCTGGCCTTTGCGGCCCTTCTCGCGGTGAGCACTCAACCCGTGGTGGCGCAGGGAACCGGCGCACTGACGAGCAAGATCGAACTCGAAAAATCGACCCCGACTTCCGAGGGCCAACCACCGAAAAAGACCTATGTCACACCCGATGTGGTTGTTCCCGGCGACCGCGTCCGCGTTGCCCTCACTTTCACCAACAATGGCGCCGCCCCCGCAGCGGGGGTCAATCTGGTCAATCCAATCCCCGAAGGCCTGATGTTCGACGACACGGCCGATACGACAGGGTTCGGCGTCTCGACCGACGGCGGCAAAACGTTCGGCGCACTCGCGGCGCTCACGGTGTCCGTCGACGGTGCAGCCCCCCGTCCCGCCACTGCCGCCGACGTGACCCATGTTCGCTGGCTGTGGCCCGATGCGATCGCGCCCGGCCAAAGCCGATCGGTCGCCTTTTTCGGGCGGGTTCGGTGA
- a CDS encoding helix-turn-helix domain-containing protein: MADEDVAPEQGELAITRTGDRLRLAREAAGLSLADVATRTRITQRHLAAIEKSDYSELPGRTYVTGFARAYARAVDLPEAEVGAAIRQELDEDAYGSRPLYEAYEPTDPARLPTARLTWTLVIVTLLLASAYGVWRFLSVEPDEALIAAQNRDADASEAPQNDAAATPATKTGSQAAVAANAPVVLTGLSEVWIGFDDATGKTENWRTLDAGETYQVPPEYVEQFTLRTSIPQALKVTVGGRDVGSIGAADTLVKNVSLKPADLVARAEGSGAANATAPIAGPRPKG; the protein is encoded by the coding sequence ATGGCAGATGAGGACGTCGCCCCGGAACAGGGCGAGCTGGCGATCACGCGTACTGGCGATCGGCTTCGGCTGGCGCGCGAGGCCGCGGGGCTCTCCCTTGCCGATGTCGCGACGCGCACGCGCATCACCCAGCGCCATCTGGCGGCGATAGAAAAGTCGGATTATTCGGAACTTCCGGGTCGGACTTATGTCACTGGCTTCGCTCGCGCATACGCCCGCGCCGTCGACCTTCCCGAAGCCGAAGTCGGGGCCGCAATACGTCAGGAACTCGATGAGGACGCATATGGATCGCGTCCGCTGTACGAAGCCTATGAGCCAACCGATCCTGCACGCCTGCCCACCGCGCGACTGACCTGGACGCTGGTCATTGTTACCCTGCTGCTCGCGTCGGCTTACGGCGTATGGCGCTTCCTGTCGGTCGAGCCCGATGAGGCGCTGATCGCGGCGCAGAACCGCGATGCCGATGCATCTGAAGCGCCACAGAACGACGCGGCGGCGACGCCCGCGACCAAGACCGGCAGCCAGGCCGCCGTCGCGGCGAATGCGCCTGTCGTCCTCACGGGCCTTTCTGAAGTCTGGATCGGTTTCGACGACGCAACGGGGAAGACCGAGAATTGGCGCACGCTCGACGCGGGCGAGACCTATCAGGTACCGCCCGAATATGTCGAACAGTTCACGCTGCGCACCAGCATTCCGCAGGCGCTCAAGGTCACCGTCGGTGGTCGCGACGTCGGCTCGATCGGCGCCGCCGATACCCTCGTCAAAAATGTCTCGCTGAAGCCCGCTGATCTGGTGGCGCGCGCCGAAGGCAGTGGTGCCGCGAACGCCACTGCCCCGATTGCGGGTCCGCGCCCCAAGGGTTGA
- the ftsH gene encoding ATP-dependent zinc metalloprotease FtsH → MQDDKEPQGNPWMKSVMIWSGILLAMLLVASMFGGASQPVGSPLAYSEFRQKIEEGSVKDVVLSEDKATGTLSNGDRFSANIVRDPELLKLLNDNGVKYDGKAPDTGNLWVYLLMQSLPFILILGIAFFVFRQVQKNNGSGAMGFGKSRAKMLTEKQGRVTFDDVAGIDEAREELEEIVEFLRDPTKFSKLGGQIPKGALLVGSPGTGKTLLARAIAGEAGVPFFTISGSDFVEMFVGVGASRVRDMFEQAKRNAPCIVFIDEIDAVGRHRGAGLGNGNDEREQTLNQLLVEMDGFEANEGIIIVAATNRPDVLDPALLRPGRFDRQVVVPRPDIEGRQKILEVHTRKKPLAPDVDLRRVARGTPGFSGADLANLCNEAALLAARKGKRLIANDEFEEAKDKVMMGAERRSMVMTEDEKRSTAYHEAGHALVSLHVDGCDPLHKVTIIPRGRALGVTWNLPERDRYSTNMKQMKARLALCFGGRIAEQLIYGKDELNTGASNDIQQATDMARSMVMEYGMSEKLGWLRYRDNQDEVFLGHSVSRAQNMSEETAKLIDAEVRRLVEEGEKVARKVLTDNIDELHLLAGALLEYETLSGEESKRAIKGEDIGREDEAGKRGTPVSGHAGGIPQIKRKPRPFGDVNPQGA, encoded by the coding sequence ATGCAGGACGACAAGGAACCGCAGGGCAACCCCTGGATGAAGAGTGTGATGATCTGGAGCGGCATCCTGCTTGCCATGCTCCTCGTCGCCTCGATGTTCGGTGGTGCTTCGCAGCCTGTCGGCAGTCCGCTTGCCTATTCGGAATTCCGCCAAAAGATCGAGGAAGGCAGCGTCAAGGACGTGGTCCTGTCCGAAGACAAGGCAACGGGTACGCTATCGAACGGCGACCGTTTCAGCGCGAACATCGTGCGCGATCCCGAACTGCTGAAGTTGCTCAACGACAATGGCGTCAAATATGACGGCAAAGCGCCGGACACCGGGAATCTCTGGGTCTATTTGCTGATGCAATCGCTGCCGTTCATCCTGATCCTCGGCATCGCCTTCTTCGTGTTCCGGCAGGTCCAGAAGAATAATGGCTCGGGCGCGATGGGCTTTGGCAAGTCGCGCGCGAAGATGCTGACCGAAAAACAGGGCCGAGTCACCTTCGACGACGTCGCCGGCATCGACGAGGCGCGCGAGGAACTCGAAGAAATCGTCGAGTTCCTGCGCGATCCAACGAAATTTTCCAAACTCGGCGGCCAGATTCCGAAGGGTGCACTACTTGTCGGTTCGCCGGGTACGGGTAAGACGCTTCTTGCTCGCGCAATCGCTGGCGAAGCCGGCGTTCCCTTCTTCACCATTTCGGGTTCGGACTTCGTCGAAATGTTCGTCGGCGTCGGCGCCAGCCGCGTCCGCGACATGTTCGAACAGGCAAAACGCAACGCGCCGTGCATCGTCTTCATCGACGAAATCGACGCCGTCGGCCGCCACCGCGGCGCCGGCCTCGGCAATGGCAACGACGAACGCGAACAGACGCTGAACCAGCTGCTCGTCGAAATGGACGGTTTCGAAGCGAACGAAGGCATCATAATCGTCGCGGCGACGAACCGCCCCGACGTGCTCGACCCGGCGCTACTGCGTCCGGGCCGTTTCGACCGCCAGGTCGTCGTGCCGCGCCCCGACATCGAGGGCCGCCAGAAGATCCTCGAAGTCCACACGCGCAAGAAGCCGCTGGCACCCGACGTCGACCTCCGCCGCGTCGCGCGCGGAACGCCCGGCTTCTCGGGCGCCGATCTGGCCAATCTTTGCAACGAAGCGGCGCTGCTCGCGGCGCGCAAGGGCAAGCGCCTGATCGCCAACGACGAGTTCGAAGAGGCGAAGGACAAGGTTATGATGGGCGCCGAACGTCGCTCGATGGTCATGACCGAGGACGAGAAGCGCTCCACCGCCTATCACGAGGCCGGCCACGCGCTCGTCTCGCTGCACGTCGACGGCTGCGATCCGCTTCACAAGGTGACGATCATTCCGCGCGGCCGCGCGCTGGGCGTGACATGGAACCTGCCCGAGCGCGATCGTTACTCGACCAATATGAAGCAGATGAAGGCGCGCCTTGCGCTCTGCTTTGGCGGCCGCATCGCCGAACAGTTGATCTACGGCAAGGACGAGCTCAACACCGGCGCGTCGAACGACATCCAGCAGGCCACCGACATGGCGCGTTCGATGGTCATGGAATATGGCATGTCCGAAAAGCTCGGCTGGCTGCGCTATCGCGACAACCAGGACGAGGTGTTCCTTGGCCACAGCGTTTCGCGCGCGCAGAATATGTCGGAAGAGACCGCCAAGCTGATCGACGCCGAAGTGCGCCGCCTCGTCGAGGAAGGCGAGAAGGTCGCGCGCAAGGTGCTCACCGACAATATCGACGAGCTTCATCTGCTCGCCGGCGCGCTGCTCGAATATGAGACGCTGTCGGGCGAAGAATCGAAGCGCGCGATCAAGGGTGAAGACATTGGCCGCGAAGACGAAGCCGGCAAGCGTGGCACCCCCGTGTCGGGCCATGCCGGCGGCATCCCGCAGATCAAGCGCAAGCCACGCCCCTTCGGCGATGTCAATCCTCAGGGGGCGTAG
- the hslV gene encoding ATP-dependent protease subunit HslV, translating to MTNPHAQSAAPWHGTTILSARSADKVVIIGDGQVSMGQTVMKPNARKVRRLHDGSVIGGFAGATADAFTLFERLEAKLERHNGQLLRAAVELAKDWRTDKYLRNLEAMMIVADKEVTLVITGNGDVLEPLGGIAAIGSGGNFALSAARALVDYEKDPAVLVRKAMEVAADICVYTNDQFTQEIIEIQA from the coding sequence ATGACCAATCCCCATGCGCAAAGTGCCGCACCCTGGCACGGAACCACCATCCTTTCCGCCCGCAGCGCCGACAAGGTCGTCATCATCGGCGATGGCCAGGTGTCGATGGGCCAGACGGTGATGAAGCCCAACGCCCGCAAGGTGCGCCGCCTCCACGACGGCAGCGTAATCGGCGGCTTCGCGGGTGCGACCGCCGATGCCTTCACCCTCTTCGAACGGCTCGAAGCCAAGCTCGAACGCCACAACGGCCAGCTGCTCCGCGCCGCGGTCGAGCTCGCCAAGGACTGGCGCACCGACAAATATCTGCGCAACCTGGAGGCGATGATGATCGTCGCCGACAAGGAGGTCACGCTCGTTATCACCGGCAACGGCGACGTGCTCGAACCGCTGGGGGGCATCGCCGCGATCGGATCGGGCGGCAATTTTGCGCTATCGGCGGCGCGTGCGCTCGTCGATTATGAGAAGGATCCCGCGGTGCTCGTTCGCAAGGCGATGGAGGTCGCGGCCGACATCTGCGTCTATACCAACGACCAGTTCACCCAAGAAATCATCGAAATTCAGGCATAA
- a CDS encoding DUF3800 domain-containing protein yields the protein MTIYCDESGGLNTGVMTFSAVMLTPKAAADIHLRFRSVTGLRGELKGSRISLVERAYLLELFDRAGGRAWVAVAERDKLAQNPGGTLPSDLALYGALLNSAVGHWLPETGGVCTDVVIDDGRYDPKILSIVREEIQAGLGQWGRASLADSKRSDGVQIADVIANSLFNITVGSPRAYRIQRIIEPMLASKAIRVAELTQVD from the coding sequence ATGACGATCTATTGCGATGAATCGGGCGGTCTCAACACCGGCGTGATGACCTTTTCCGCCGTCATGCTGACCCCCAAGGCCGCAGCCGACATCCACCTACGCTTTCGCAGCGTGACCGGGCTGCGTGGCGAGTTGAAAGGCAGCCGCATCAGCCTCGTCGAGCGCGCCTATCTGCTCGAACTCTTCGACCGCGCCGGCGGCCGCGCGTGGGTCGCCGTCGCCGAACGCGACAAGCTCGCGCAGAACCCCGGCGGCACCCTCCCCAGCGACCTCGCGCTTTATGGCGCGTTGCTCAACAGCGCGGTGGGTCACTGGCTGCCCGAAACCGGCGGCGTCTGTACCGATGTGGTGATCGACGACGGGCGCTATGATCCGAAAATTCTTTCGATTGTGCGGGAAGAGATACAGGCGGGGCTCGGCCAATGGGGCCGCGCGTCGTTGGCCGACAGCAAACGCAGCGACGGGGTGCAGATCGCCGATGTGATCGCCAACAGCCTGTTCAACATCACCGTCGGCTCGCCGCGCGCCTATCGCATCCAAAGGATCATCGAACCGATGCTGGCGTCGAAGGCGATCCGCGTCGCCGAGCTGACGCAGGTCGACTGA
- a CDS encoding tol-pal system YbgF family protein, whose product MKMRQITFLGAATIALVAAMPAAAQDTAVVKRVERLEKEMRAVQRSVFPGGSPTFFEGEIAPDNTPGERARTNAPVIDLTARVDALESQLQTLTGQTEQNAFHLRELEKQFTAYKAEMDKRFADPAAEAAPTATPAGLAPTVKPPVAATTVAATPVKKPADKPAAKPATTDAARLALVKKVEVPASGNETKDAYDYGYRLWEAKLYPEAQAQLKTVVTKWPKSSQASFAQNLLGRAYLDEGKPSLAAVAFYNNYKDRPSGARAPHSLMYMGVALDKLGRKADACKAFRELDEVYGDKAPQDVRTDAAAAKTKAGC is encoded by the coding sequence ATGAAGATGCGTCAGATCACTTTCCTTGGAGCGGCAACGATTGCGCTCGTCGCGGCGATGCCCGCCGCGGCGCAGGATACTGCGGTCGTCAAGCGGGTCGAACGGCTTGAGAAGGAAATGCGCGCAGTCCAGCGGTCGGTCTTCCCCGGCGGCAGCCCGACCTTCTTCGAAGGCGAGATCGCGCCCGACAACACCCCCGGCGAACGCGCACGAACCAACGCCCCGGTCATCGACCTGACCGCGCGCGTCGATGCGCTCGAATCGCAGTTGCAAACGCTGACTGGCCAGACCGAGCAAAATGCCTTCCATCTGCGCGAGCTGGAAAAACAGTTCACGGCGTACAAGGCCGAAATGGACAAGCGTTTCGCCGACCCGGCAGCCGAAGCTGCACCAACCGCGACCCCCGCGGGTCTCGCCCCAACCGTGAAGCCGCCGGTGGCCGCGACCACGGTGGCCGCAACCCCAGTGAAGAAACCCGCCGACAAGCCTGCGGCAAAACCCGCGACCACCGACGCCGCGCGGCTGGCACTCGTCAAGAAAGTCGAGGTTCCAGCGAGCGGCAACGAGACCAAGGACGCCTACGACTATGGCTATCGCCTGTGGGAAGCCAAGCTTTATCCCGAAGCGCAAGCGCAGCTGAAGACCGTCGTTACCAAATGGCCGAAGAGCAGCCAGGCGAGCTTTGCACAGAACTTGCTCGGCCGCGCCTATCTCGACGAAGGCAAACCGAGCCTCGCCGCGGTCGCCTTTTACAATAATTACAAGGATCGCCCGAGCGGCGCGCGCGCGCCGCACAGCCTGATGTACATGGGCGTCGCGCTCGACAAGCTCGGCCGCAAGGCCGACGCCTGCAAGGCGTTCCGCGAACTTGATGAAGTCTATGGCGACAAGGCGCCGCAGGATGTCCGGACCGATGCTGCCGCCGCAAAAACAAAAGCAGGCTGCTGA
- the tilS gene encoding tRNA lysidine(34) synthetase TilS, translated as MSGPMLPPQKQKQAADRDAVDRLAGDLAQLVGSEWHRFHYGVAVSGGPDSMALLWLMASLLPGQVWAATVDHGLRKGSDEEARMVAGFCEREHIPHSTLRPLAPIRGSQQAAARTERYRLLEQWREANALDHIVTAHHADDQLETMVMRLNRSSGVGGLAAIRAKNGLIVRPLLHWRRGELVDLALENDLPFVDDPSNSDNRFDRARLRHALRAQTALDPVAAVRSAAWLAEADEALDWAVERLIASWPDASDVAVIRDDGYPPEMFRRIVAQRLRANAPQLVLRGAALDGVIAAMHEGRRAMVGALLIDAVHGLEGTIWRISEAPRRSASKKA; from the coding sequence ATGTCCGGACCGATGCTGCCGCCGCAAAAACAAAAGCAGGCTGCTGACCGCGACGCCGTGGACCGGCTGGCGGGCGATCTCGCCCAGCTCGTCGGGTCCGAGTGGCACCGCTTCCATTATGGCGTCGCCGTGTCCGGCGGCCCCGACAGCATGGCGCTGCTTTGGCTGATGGCGTCGCTGCTGCCCGGACAGGTCTGGGCAGCGACGGTCGATCATGGGCTACGCAAGGGGTCGGACGAAGAGGCGCGAATGGTCGCGGGCTTTTGCGAACGCGAACATATCCCGCATTCGACGCTGCGCCCACTGGCGCCGATCAGGGGATCGCAGCAAGCCGCGGCGCGCACCGAACGATATCGCCTGCTCGAACAATGGCGCGAAGCCAATGCGCTGGACCACATCGTCACCGCGCACCACGCCGATGACCAGCTCGAGACAATGGTGATGCGGCTCAATCGCAGCAGCGGCGTCGGCGGCCTCGCCGCGATCCGCGCGAAGAATGGCCTGATCGTGCGCCCCTTGCTTCATTGGCGACGCGGCGAGCTCGTCGACCTCGCGCTCGAAAACGACCTGCCTTTCGTCGACGATCCGTCGAACAGCGACAATCGCTTCGACCGTGCACGGCTACGCCATGCGCTGCGCGCGCAGACCGCGCTCGATCCGGTCGCTGCGGTGAGATCGGCGGCGTGGCTCGCCGAGGCGGACGAGGCGCTCGATTGGGCGGTCGAGCGGCTGATCGCATCCTGGCCCGACGCGTCCGACGTCGCCGTGATCCGCGACGACGGCTATCCGCCCGAGATGTTCCGCCGCATCGTCGCACAGCGGCTGCGCGCCAATGCGCCCCAGCTCGTATTGCGCGGCGCGGCGCTCGATGGCGTGATCGCGGCGATGCATGAAGGCCGCCGCGCAATGGTCGGCGCGCTGCTGATCGACGCGGTACACGGCCTTGAGGGGACGATTTGGCGAATTTCTGAGGCCCCGCGACGGAGTGCGTCGAAAAAGGCCTGA
- a CDS encoding mannose-1-phosphate guanylyltransferase/mannose-6-phosphate isomerase, translated as MIIPIILSGGSGTRLWPVSTNSAPKQFQPLTGKDSMFLQTLDRAVDRSRFAAPMIVCGPAHVAHVEADLLAAGVADARIVVEPAARNTAPAIALAACAALADDPDATILVMPADHVMTDVPAFLSAIEAAMPAVEAGALATFGIAPSHPETGYGYIAAGAPLAATPGIFEVRRFVEKPPRDNAEAMLAQGGHYWNAGIFLMRADRFLAELERQQPAIAASCSAAMAKAQQDGVRIHPETDAFLSSPSDSIDYAVMEGAEQVVVAPVDPGWSDVGGWAALHELGDKDESGNVRIGNVIAIDAANNYLRACEGKRVAVVGVSDIIVVTHGDDILIIPRERAQEVKAIVEYMAANPSR; from the coding sequence ATGATCATCCCAATCATATTATCGGGGGGTTCGGGCACGCGGCTCTGGCCCGTTTCGACCAATAGCGCGCCGAAACAGTTCCAGCCGCTGACCGGCAAAGACAGCATGTTCCTGCAAACGCTCGACCGCGCGGTCGACCGCAGCCGCTTCGCGGCGCCGATGATCGTCTGCGGACCGGCGCACGTCGCGCATGTCGAGGCCGATCTGCTGGCGGCAGGTGTCGCTGACGCCCGCATCGTCGTCGAGCCCGCCGCGCGCAACACCGCCCCTGCAATCGCACTTGCCGCGTGCGCGGCGCTTGCCGACGATCCCGACGCGACGATCCTCGTCATGCCCGCCGATCATGTCATGACCGACGTACCCGCCTTCCTGAGCGCCATCGAGGCCGCGATGCCGGCGGTCGAAGCCGGCGCGCTCGCCACCTTCGGGATTGCGCCATCGCATCCCGAAACCGGCTATGGCTACATCGCCGCGGGTGCGCCGCTCGCCGCGACGCCGGGCATATTCGAAGTCCGCCGCTTCGTCGAAAAGCCGCCGCGCGACAACGCGGAGGCCATGCTTGCCCAAGGCGGCCATTATTGGAATGCCGGTATCTTTCTGATGCGCGCCGATCGGTTCCTGGCCGAACTCGAAAGACAGCAGCCGGCGATCGCGGCGTCCTGCTCGGCTGCGATGGCGAAGGCGCAACAGGACGGCGTCCGGATCCATCCCGAAACCGATGCCTTTCTTTCCAGCCCGTCGGATTCGATCGACTATGCGGTGATGGAGGGCGCGGAACAGGTGGTTGTCGCCCCGGTCGATCCCGGCTGGTCCGACGTCGGCGGCTGGGCAGCGTTGCACGAACTCGGCGACAAGGACGAAAGCGGCAATGTGCGCATCGGCAACGTCATCGCGATCGATGCCGCGAATAACTACCTGCGCGCGTGCGAGGGAAAGCGCGTGGCCGTCGTCGGCGTTTCGGACATCATCGTCGTCACGCATGGCGACGACATCCTGATCATTCCGCGCGAGCGCGCGCAGGAAGTCAAAGCGATCGTCGAATATATGGCGGCCAACCCCTCGCGCTAA
- the rpoZ gene encoding DNA-directed RNA polymerase subunit omega: MARVTVEDCVDKVPNRFDLVLLSAHRAREISGGSELTVDRDRDKNPVVALREIAEQTVRPKDLKETLVVSMQKVVVDDDDTPDEISSISRSAEALRLTAAAPPRSPAGGGSDFE, encoded by the coding sequence ATGGCCCGCGTTACCGTCGAGGATTGCGTCGACAAAGTTCCCAACCGTTTCGACCTGGTCCTGCTCTCGGCGCACCGTGCGCGCGAGATTTCGGGTGGTTCGGAGCTGACCGTCGACCGCGACCGCGACAAGAATCCGGTTGTCGCGCTGCGCGAGATCGCCGAACAGACCGTGCGTCCGAAGGACCTCAAGGAAACGCTGGTCGTTTCGATGCAGAAGGTCGTCGTCGACGATGACGATACGCCCGATGAAATCAGCTCGATCAGCCGCTCGGCCGAAGCACTTCGCCTGACCGCCGCCGCGCCCCCGCGCAGCCCCGCGGGCGGTGGCAGCGACTTCGAATAA